One stretch of Zingiber officinale cultivar Zhangliang chromosome 6B, Zo_v1.1, whole genome shotgun sequence DNA includes these proteins:
- the LOC121993164 gene encoding glutaredoxin-like yields the protein MALDKAKEIVAANPVVVFSKTHCPFCVKVKQLLDQLGAKYKAVELDVESDGPEIQAALAAWTGQRTVPNVFIGGKHIGGCDTCVAKHKEGNLVPLLVEAGVVSAPA from the exons ATGGCGCTCGACAAGGCGAAGGAGATTGTTGCTGCAAACCCCGTCGTCGTCTTCAG CAAGACACACTGTCCATTCTGTgtaaaggtgaaacaattgcTTGATCAGTTGGGTGCCAAGTACAAGGCAGTCGAGTTGGATGTTGAGA GTGATGGACCTGAAATACAAGCAGCGCTGGCAGCATGGACTGGACAGAGGACTGTGCCCAATGTGTTTATTGGTGGGAAACATATCGGTGGCTGTGACA CTTGCGTAGCAAAGCACAAGGAAGGCAACCTGGTTCCGTTGCTGGTTGAAGCTGGTGTAGTTTCTGCTCCTGCGTAG
- the LOC121993162 gene encoding malate dehydrogenase, glyoxysomal-like isoform X1 produces the protein MQQSAEASRRIAALSAHLHPPGLQMQGIPPLRLENCRAKGGAPGFKVAILGAAGGIGQPLSLLMKMNPLVSVLHLYDVVNSPGVTADVSHMDTGAVVRGFLGAPQLENALTGMDIVIIPAGVPRKPGMTRDDLFKINAGIVRTLCEGVAKCCPNAIVNLISNPVNSTVPIAAEVFKKAGTYDPKRLLGVTTLDVVRANTFVAEVLGIDPREVDVPVIGGHSGITILPLLSQVKPASSFTSEEIDYLTNRIQNGGTEVVEAKAGTGSATLSMAYAAAKFANSCLTGLKGDAGVVECAFVASQVTELPFFATKVRLGRGGAEEIFPIGPLNEYERVGLEKAKKELAGSIEKGVSFIRK, from the exons ATGCAGCAAAGTGCTGAGGCGAGTCGACGAATCGCCGCGCTCTCTGCGCACCTCCACCCACCCGGCCTCCAG ATGCAGGGAATTCCACCATTGAGACTAGAAAACTGTCGCGCAAAAGGAGGAGCGCCAGGATTCAAAGTAGCAATATTAGGTGCTGCAGGAGGAATTGGACAGCCCCTTTCATTGCTGATGAAGATGAACCCCCTGGTGTCTGTTCTCCACCTTTATGATGTTGTGAATTCACCTGGTGTCACAGCTGATGTTAGTCACATGGATACTGGTGCTGTG GTGCGGGGATTCTTAGGTGCACCTCAATTGGAGAATGCACTTACCGGAATGGATATTGTAATAATTCCAGCTGGTGTGCCCAGAAAGCCAGGAATGACTAGGGATGATTTATTCAAAATCAATGCTGGAATTGTTAGGACACTTTGTGAAGGGGTTGCTAAATGTTGTCCTAATGCAATCGTAAATTTAATCAGTAATCCAGTGAATTCTACTGTTCCTATTGCAGCGGAGGTTTTCAAGAAAGCTGGGACATATGATCCAAAACGATTGTTAGGAGTGACAACCCTTGATGTTGTGAGAGCTAATACTTTTGTG GCTGAAGTTTTGGGCATTGATCCAAGGGAGGTCGATGTACCTGTTATTGGTGGTCACTCCGGCATTACTATATTACCTCTTCTGTCGCAA GTCAAACCTGCATCCTCTTTCACCTCAGAAGAGATTGATTACCTCACTAACCGAATTCAGAATGGTGGAACTGAAGTAGTTGAG GCCAAAGCAGGGACTGGTTCTGCAACACTTTCCATG GCATATGCTGCTGCTAAATTTGCAAATTCCTGTCTGACGGGTTTGAAAGGCGATGCGGGCGTCGTGGAATGTGCATTTGTTGCCTCACAG GTGACAGAACTCCCATTTTTCGCAACAAAAGTACGATTAGGCAGAGGTGGAGCAGAAGAAATCTTCCCTATCGGACCACTTAACGAATACGAAAG GGTTGGCTTGGAGAAGGCGAAAAAAGAGTTGGCAGGGAGCATCGAGAAGGGAGTTTCTTTCATTAGGAAGTGA
- the LOC121993162 gene encoding malate dehydrogenase, glyoxysomal-like isoform X2 yields MQQSAEASRRIAALSAHLHPPGLQGIPPLRLENCRAKGGAPGFKVAILGAAGGIGQPLSLLMKMNPLVSVLHLYDVVNSPGVTADVSHMDTGAVVRGFLGAPQLENALTGMDIVIIPAGVPRKPGMTRDDLFKINAGIVRTLCEGVAKCCPNAIVNLISNPVNSTVPIAAEVFKKAGTYDPKRLLGVTTLDVVRANTFVAEVLGIDPREVDVPVIGGHSGITILPLLSQVKPASSFTSEEIDYLTNRIQNGGTEVVEAKAGTGSATLSMAYAAAKFANSCLTGLKGDAGVVECAFVASQVTELPFFATKVRLGRGGAEEIFPIGPLNEYERVGLEKAKKELAGSIEKGVSFIRK; encoded by the exons ATGCAGCAAAGTGCTGAGGCGAGTCGACGAATCGCCGCGCTCTCTGCGCACCTCCACCCACCCGGCCTCCAG GGAATTCCACCATTGAGACTAGAAAACTGTCGCGCAAAAGGAGGAGCGCCAGGATTCAAAGTAGCAATATTAGGTGCTGCAGGAGGAATTGGACAGCCCCTTTCATTGCTGATGAAGATGAACCCCCTGGTGTCTGTTCTCCACCTTTATGATGTTGTGAATTCACCTGGTGTCACAGCTGATGTTAGTCACATGGATACTGGTGCTGTG GTGCGGGGATTCTTAGGTGCACCTCAATTGGAGAATGCACTTACCGGAATGGATATTGTAATAATTCCAGCTGGTGTGCCCAGAAAGCCAGGAATGACTAGGGATGATTTATTCAAAATCAATGCTGGAATTGTTAGGACACTTTGTGAAGGGGTTGCTAAATGTTGTCCTAATGCAATCGTAAATTTAATCAGTAATCCAGTGAATTCTACTGTTCCTATTGCAGCGGAGGTTTTCAAGAAAGCTGGGACATATGATCCAAAACGATTGTTAGGAGTGACAACCCTTGATGTTGTGAGAGCTAATACTTTTGTG GCTGAAGTTTTGGGCATTGATCCAAGGGAGGTCGATGTACCTGTTATTGGTGGTCACTCCGGCATTACTATATTACCTCTTCTGTCGCAA GTCAAACCTGCATCCTCTTTCACCTCAGAAGAGATTGATTACCTCACTAACCGAATTCAGAATGGTGGAACTGAAGTAGTTGAG GCCAAAGCAGGGACTGGTTCTGCAACACTTTCCATG GCATATGCTGCTGCTAAATTTGCAAATTCCTGTCTGACGGGTTTGAAAGGCGATGCGGGCGTCGTGGAATGTGCATTTGTTGCCTCACAG GTGACAGAACTCCCATTTTTCGCAACAAAAGTACGATTAGGCAGAGGTGGAGCAGAAGAAATCTTCCCTATCGGACCACTTAACGAATACGAAAG GGTTGGCTTGGAGAAGGCGAAAAAAGAGTTGGCAGGGAGCATCGAGAAGGGAGTTTCTTTCATTAGGAAGTGA
- the LOC121993165 gene encoding syntaxin-32-like: MNSRVGQATYRDRTLEFVKAVESLKKTVSLAPEVPSGIDALSLDGSKAAVSTQSEFNKRASKIGLGIHQTSQKLAKLAKLAKRTSVFDDPSVEIQELTTVIKLDITGLNSAVVDLQLLCNSQNESGNTSRDTSSHSTTVVDNLKNRLMNATKEFKKVLTMRTENFKVHENRRQLFSSSSSKDSSNPFLRQRPLASRGHHDSSTPAPWESDTNNSSSLFLGRTNADPSSSTQPLVQQQQQQMAAVQDSYMNSRSEALQGVESTIHELSNIFTQLATMVSQQGELALRIDENMDDTLANVEGAQSQLLKYLTSVSSNRWLMIKIFFVLMVFLMIFLFFVA, encoded by the exons ATGAATTCACGAGTCGGACAAGCGACTTATCGGGACCGGACTCTGGAATTCGTCAAGGCTGTCGAGAGTTTGAAGAAGACAGTTTCACTCGCACCAGAAGTACCAAGCGGAATTGATGCATTAAGCTTGGATGGTTCCAAAGCGGCTGTCTCGACCCAGTCGGAGTTCAACAAGAGAGCTTCCAAAATTGGGCTGGGAATTCACCAGACATCCCAGAAGCTTGCTAAGCTCGCAAAAT TGGCAAAAAGAACATCAGTATTTGACGACCCCAGTGTTGAGATTCAAGAACTTACAACAGTCATCAAACTGGACATTACCGGTTTAAATTCTGCAGTTGTAGATCTGCAACTCCTCTGTAACTCACAAAATGAAAGTGGGAATACGTCCAGGGATACTTCCAGTCACTCAACCACTGTGGTTGATAATTTAAAGAATCGTTTGATGAATGCAACAAAGGAGTTTAAAAAAGTTCTAACAATGCGTACAGAG AACTTCAAGGTTCATGAAAACAGAAGACAATTGTTTTCCTCATCATCCTCAAAGGATTCGAGCAATCCGTTCCTTCGACAACGACCCCTGGCCTCCAGAGGACATCATGACTCTTCCACCCCAGCACCATGGGAAAGTGACACAAATAATTCTTCTTCCTTGTTTCTTGG GAGGACAAATGCAGATCCTTCCTCATCAACTCAACCTTTGgtacaacagcagcaacaacaaatGGCTGCAGTGCAGGACAGCTACATGAACAGTAGATCAGAAGCACTTCAGGGTGTTGAATCAACAATTCATGAACTGAGCAATATTTTTACGCAACTTGCTACAATGGTCTCGCAACAGGGAGAGCTTGCACTCAG GATTGATGAAAACATGGATGACACATTGGCTAATGTGGAAGGAGCTCAAAGTCAACTTCTAAAGTACCTCACCAGTGTATCTTCCAACAGATGGCTGATGATCAAGATATTCTTTGTGCTTATGGTCTTCC